The Candida orthopsilosis Co 90-125, chromosome 7 draft sequence genome has a window encoding:
- a CDS encoding Nag3 transporter (incomplete, gene extends across a gap in the sequence; similar to C. parapsilosis CPAR2_700110 and C. albicans NAG3; member of the major facilitator superfamily (MFS)), with protein MTSNSDSSSIDSNKVTPYQEETGHHNELLAKKISHSLEHLRSRDSEDEKELERLVTNNQGVEKIILELHEGYGRLGPLEPELDIKRELTHPDPHSDFNESDPWKYPLDLDTGLRIVQWVENDKDNPKTFGKGRKWLFTGLLGSICFVVALGSAIVTGDLERPAKYFGVSEEVTIXXXXXSWLSWAGPCFSGLAAGFGFCCLYNPANNYIVDSYQHYAASALAAKTFVRSMWGASVPLFTIQMYHTLGYEWATSLMAFISLACCAIPYLFYIYGARIRAYSKYAYSPGMENK; from the coding sequence atgacaaGCAACTCAGATTCAAGTAGTATTGATTCTAATAAAGTTACCCCATACCAGGAGGAAACTGGCCATCATAATGAACTCCTTGCAAAGAAAATAAGTCACAGTTTAGAACATCTTCGTTCACGCGAttctgaagatgaaaaagagTTGGAAAGGTTGGTCACTAACAATCAAGGTGTCgaaaaaattattttaGAACTTCATGAGGGTTACGGTCGTTTGGGACCTTTGGAACCGGAATTAGATATCAAAAGAGAATTAACCCACCCAGATCCACATTCAGACTTCAACGAAAGTGACCCCTGGAAATATCCCCTTGATTTAGATACTGGTTTAAGAATTGTTCAGTGGGTCGAAAATGATAAAGATAATCCAAAAacatttggaaaaggaagaaaatgGTTGTTTACTGGTTTGCTTGGTTctatttgttttgttgttgctctTGGTTCTGCTATCGTAACTGGTGATTTAGAGCGTCCAGCTAAATACTTTGGAGTTTCTGAAGAGGTTACTATCTTNNNNNNNNNNNNCAGCTGGCTTTCTTGGGCTGGTCCATGTTTCTCCGGTTTAGCTGCCGGTTTCGGATTCTGTTGTTTGTACAACCCAGCCAATAACTACATTGTTGACTCATACCAACATTATGCTGCTAGTGCATTGGCTGCAAAGACATTTGTCAGATCAATGTGGGGTGCTTCTGTTCCTTTATTTACTATCCAAATGTACCACACATTGGGTTACGAATGGGCTACATCATTGATGGCATTCATTTCATTAGCATGTTGTGCAATTCCATACTTGTTTTACATCTATGGAGCTAGAATCAGAGCTTACTCTAAATATGCTTATTCTCCAGGAATGGAAAACAAGTGA
- a CDS encoding Nag4 transporter (incomplete, gene extends across a gap in the sequence; similar to C. parapsilosis CPAR2_700120 and C. albicans NAG4) codes for WIGSQRGVAMAIFSAAPFLGPVCGPIFGGLLADYAPTWRWIYWTFLIIAGVFYAFFIVLVPETHAGILLKKRAKKLRKDTGDERYRCLNEIEVRNFAEVAKTSLLRPFVLLSELIVFLVTMYMAVIYGLLYMFFFAYPVLYMEGKGWSASKTGVMFIPIGGGVILATLAAPLFNKDYNRRAQKYRDRGELPPAELRLIPMMVSCWFVPCSLFAFAWSSYSWLSWAGPCFSGLGVGFGLCGLYNPANNYIVDSYQHYAASALAAKTFVRSMWGACVPLFTIQMYHTLGYEWASSLMAFISLACCLIPYLFYIYGARIRQFSKYAYSPNMDAKKPDLESHRH; via the coding sequence GTGGATTGGTTCTCAAAGAGGTGTTGCTATGGCTATTTTCTCAGCTGCTCCATTCTTGGGTCCTGTCTGTGGTCCAATCTTTGGTGGTTTATTAGCAGATTATGCACCAACTTGGAGATGGATTTACTGGACCTTTTTGATTATTGCTGGTGTATTCTATGCCTTCTTCATAGTGCTTGTCCCTGAAACCCATGCTGGtatcttgttgaaaaagagagcaaagaaattgagaaaagatACTGGAGATGAGAGATACAGATGCTTGAACGAAATTGAAGTGAGGAATTTTGCcgaagttgcaaaaacatCTCTTTTAAGACcatttgtgttgttgaGTGAATTGATTGTGTTTTTGGTTACCATGTACATGGCAGTTATCTACGGTTTGTTGTACATGTTCTTCTTTGCTTATCCGGTGTTGTACATGGAAGGTAAAGGCTGGTCTGCTTCAAAGACTGGTGTTATGTTCATTCcaattggtggtggtgttaTTCTCGCTACCCTTGCTGCTCCACTTTTTAACAAGGACTACAACAGAAGAGCTCAGAAATATAGAGATAGAGGAGAGTTGCCACCAGCTGAATTAAGATTGATCCCAATGATGGTTTCCTGTTGGTTTGTTCCTTGTAGTCTTTTTGCATTTGCTTGGTCATCTTACAGCTGGCTTTCTTGGGCTGGTCCATGTTTTTCTGGATTAGGTGTTGGTTTTGGTCTTTGCGGGTTGTACAATCCTGCAAACAATTATATTGTTGACTCATACCAACATTATGCTGCTAGTGCATTGGCTGCAAAGACATTTGTCAGATCAATGTGGGGTGCTTGTGTTCCTTTATTTACTATCCAAATGTACCACACATTAGGTTACGAATGGGCCAGCTCTTTGATGGCATTCATCTCATTAGCATGTTGTCTCATTCCTTACTTGTTTTACATCTATGGAGCTAGAATCAGacaattttccaaatacgCTTATTCACCAAATATGGATGCAAAGAAACCGGATTTGGAGAGTCATAGACACTAA